Proteins found in one Candidatus Omnitrophota bacterium genomic segment:
- a CDS encoding efflux RND transporter permease subunit, producing the protein MSLSQFSIERPVTIIMIVSGILIFGCISLGLLPQELFPQIVYPQLTVVTPYENAAPEEIETLITKPIEEAVGTVAGVKRIRSISKEGLSLVIAEFGWSQNINFAALGMREKIDLVKERLPREAEEPIVLAYNPFDKPILLLSVTSSSESRSPVNLRRLAKKMIKDEIEKVEGVASATISGGLEREILVDINQGRLQSRQIPILDVSKAVSNANLNYPAGTIKESFYEYLIRTLGEFEKVSDVETVPVGSEEARGQQPQQQEDEPGKPSKRNVSKDKRLIYLRDIATITDDVKERTSYSRYNGKENISIAIQKQALGNTVRIIDRVKKKLEELKGDLPKDISFKVVYDQSGFIKDSINGVWDAAWQGAVLVIIVLYYFLRNAKSSLIVAFTIPISIMATFSLMFLSGVSINMMSLSGLAFGVGSLVDAAIVVIENIFSHMQSGEDPKKAAIIGANEVSTAVAGAILTTVVVFLPLIFVVGIVGQITKDFALTVTFSLMTSWVASMTIIPLLASRGLKILDKDPKTVAIVRHFYEKQTVKYVNAPGKYIFQTFIVFLLSLTLFIFMDKELMPKVDQGQFTVKIDMPAGTRLEVTNTVSEKIEKFLLTIPEVEAVSATVGSTKESSTKSIVDRLNYNQAEIVVSLKKKRKLKSSDVVQIVKSHLATMKLEGARIDYVLQENVLAAGTAVQAPVTIEIKGNDLKVLENLAREVQKALGSIKGIYGVKNNLSEPSPEIKVYIDKDKASLYGLSVTDIAQTSLIGLKGFVSSKLKDKGEEYDIRVRLRKQDRDNFDKLARIELQTPTGAKIQLSSVASFTRGKGPSEIIRMEQERVVLVYANIYDRALKDVTSDVDNILTKIHVPNNYTFKLAGESEEMKTSFDSLRNAIIAAFLLVYMIMAALFESLWQPFVVMFSIPLSLIGVAWGLFITHTSVSAYVLIGIGILGGIDVAHTVVLIDCINLYISRGMSTKEAALAASISRVRPILMTAFSTILGLVPMAFLGGEGAELRAPMAITVMAGLTVATFRTLTVIPAIYLSVTNIGKKLFKRKITEPSL; encoded by the coding sequence ATGAGTCTATCCCAATTTTCTATAGAGAGACCTGTGACAATCATAATGATTGTCTCAGGAATTTTGATATTTGGCTGTATTTCGTTAGGATTATTGCCCCAGGAACTGTTCCCGCAGATAGTATATCCACAGCTCACAGTCGTTACCCCTTATGAGAACGCCGCGCCGGAAGAGATAGAGACCCTTATAACTAAGCCGATAGAAGAGGCGGTCGGTACCGTTGCCGGCGTAAAAAGAATACGCTCCATATCGAAGGAAGGTCTGTCTCTTGTCATAGCCGAATTCGGATGGAGCCAGAATATAAACTTCGCCGCTCTCGGGATGAGGGAAAAGATAGATCTCGTGAAGGAGAGGCTGCCCAGAGAAGCGGAAGAACCTATCGTATTAGCCTATAACCCTTTCGACAAACCCATCCTGCTTTTGAGCGTGACCTCCAGTTCCGAGAGCCGTTCGCCCGTAAATTTAAGGCGCCTGGCGAAGAAGATGATAAAAGACGAGATCGAGAAAGTCGAAGGGGTCGCGTCGGCAACCATCTCCGGCGGGCTCGAGCGCGAGATCCTGGTCGACATTAACCAGGGCAGGCTTCAATCACGGCAGATACCTATCCTCGATGTGTCGAAAGCCGTAAGCAACGCAAACCTCAACTACCCTGCCGGCACTATCAAAGAAAGCTTTTATGAATATCTTATCAGGACGCTCGGTGAATTTGAAAAGGTCAGCGATGTAGAGACCGTCCCTGTCGGCTCCGAAGAAGCGCGGGGACAGCAGCCCCAGCAGCAGGAAGATGAGCCGGGTAAGCCCTCAAAAAGAAATGTCAGCAAGGATAAGCGGCTCATTTACCTCCGGGACATAGCGACCATCACCGATGATGTCAAGGAGCGGACGAGTTATTCTAGGTACAATGGTAAAGAGAACATATCGATAGCCATACAGAAACAGGCGCTCGGTAATACCGTCAGGATCATCGACAGGGTAAAAAAGAAACTCGAGGAGCTTAAAGGAGACCTGCCCAAGGATATCAGCTTCAAGGTTGTATATGATCAGTCCGGTTTTATAAAAGATTCCATCAACGGCGTATGGGACGCTGCCTGGCAGGGGGCCGTTCTCGTAATAATAGTTCTGTATTATTTTTTAAGAAACGCCAAGAGTTCCCTTATAGTCGCGTTTACTATCCCCATATCGATAATGGCAACATTTTCTTTAATGTTCCTCTCAGGCGTATCGATAAATATGATGTCATTGAGCGGATTAGCTTTTGGCGTCGGCAGCCTTGTCGATGCCGCAATTGTCGTTATTGAAAATATATTCAGCCACATGCAGTCCGGTGAAGATCCGAAAAAAGCAGCTATTATCGGAGCAAACGAAGTCTCCACCGCGGTGGCAGGGGCTATATTAACCACAGTGGTGGTCTTCCTGCCGCTGATATTTGTCGTCGGAATTGTCGGCCAGATAACAAAAGATTTTGCCCTCACGGTGACATTCTCGCTTATGACTTCGTGGGTCGCCTCCATGACGATAATCCCTCTTCTCGCCTCAAGAGGCTTGAAGATATTGGATAAAGATCCGAAGACCGTCGCGATAGTGCGTCACTTCTACGAAAAGCAGACAGTAAAATATGTAAACGCGCCGGGGAAATATATATTTCAGACATTTATTGTATTCCTGTTATCGCTCACACTTTTCATATTCATGGATAAAGAGCTGATGCCGAAGGTAGACCAGGGCCAGTTTACCGTAAAGATCGATATGCCGGCGGGAACCAGGTTAGAGGTTACCAATACGGTCTCCGAAAAGATAGAAAAATTCCTTTTAACAATACCGGAGGTGGAAGCTGTCAGCGCAACGGTGGGCTCCACGAAAGAATCCTCGACGAAAAGTATCGTAGACCGCTTAAACTATAATCAAGCTGAGATAGTCGTATCTCTTAAGAAGAAAAGGAAGCTGAAGAGCTCCGATGTAGTTCAGATAGTAAAGAGCCACTTGGCCACCATGAAACTTGAAGGAGCGCGCATAGATTACGTATTGCAGGAAAACGTCCTGGCGGCAGGCACGGCGGTACAAGCGCCTGTGACCATAGAAATAAAGGGAAATGACTTAAAGGTCCTGGAAAATTTAGCCCGTGAGGTGCAAAAGGCCTTAGGAAGTATCAAGGGGATATACGGCGTTAAAAATAACCTGTCAGAACCTTCCCCGGAAATCAAAGTCTATATAGATAAAGATAAGGCCTCTCTTTACGGCCTCTCGGTTACGGATATAGCGCAGACCTCCCTGATAGGGCTGAAAGGCTTTGTTTCCAGCAAGCTGAAAGATAAGGGAGAAGAATATGATATTCGAGTGCGCCTGAGGAAACAGGATAGGGACAATTTCGATAAACTTGCAAGGATCGAGCTGCAAACACCGACAGGCGCTAAAATACAATTATCGAGCGTGGCCAGTTTCACAAGGGGTAAAGGCCCCAGTGAAATAATAAGGATGGAGCAGGAGAGGGTGGTATTGGTCTATGCCAATATTTATGATAGGGCCTTAAAAGACGTTACCTCCGATGTAGACAATATATTAACCAAAATTCATGTCCCGAATAACTATACCTTCAAACTGGCGGGCGAATCGGAAGAGATGAAGACATCTTTCGATAGTTTAAGAAACGCCATAATTGCCGCGTTTCTACTGGTGTATATGATAATGGCGGCGCTATTCGAATCTTTATGGCAGCCTTTCGTCGTAATGTTCAGTATACCTCTGTCACTTATAGGAGTCGCATGGGGACTATTCATTACCCATACAAGCGTGAGCGCATATGTATTGATAGGCATTGGGATACTTGGCGGAATAGACGTAGCCCACACGGTGGTCTTGATCGACTGTATTAATCTGTATATATCAAGAGGAATGAGTACCAAAGAAGCTGCTTTAGCCGCCAGTATCTCCAGAGTCAGGCCTATACTTATGACAGCGTTTTCGACGATACTGGGGCTTGTACCTATGGCATTTTTAGGCGGCGAAGGCGCGGAACTCCGCGCACCTATGGCCATAACGGTTATGGCCGGCCTTACAGTCGCGACATTTCGCACACTTACGGTAATTCCGGCAATCTATTTAAGTGTTACAAACATAGGAAAAAAACTTTTTAAGAGAAAAATAACAGAGCCAAGCTTATAA